The Flavobacterium marginilacus genome window below encodes:
- a CDS encoding phosphoribosylanthranilate isomerase, with protein sequence MKLKICGMKYPENILEVGSLLPDYMGFIFWEKSARYFDGILPELPKSIKKTGVFVNETIPIILEKTEKYNLQTIQLHGHESAAFCLELKTKSDTSIEIIKVFSADENFDFSVLEPFEAVCDYFLFDTKGKLPGGNGTTFDWRILEKYPSTKPFFLSGGIGIEELYAVTEILKTNLPIYAIDINSKFEIEPGLKNIELCRDAALQRLKVIS encoded by the coding sequence ATGAAACTCAAAATCTGCGGAATGAAATATCCCGAAAATATACTCGAAGTAGGTTCGCTCTTACCCGATTATATGGGCTTTATATTCTGGGAAAAATCAGCACGTTATTTTGATGGAATTCTACCTGAATTGCCAAAATCAATTAAAAAAACAGGTGTTTTTGTCAATGAAACGATTCCAATAATCTTAGAAAAGACTGAAAAATACAATTTACAAACAATACAATTACACGGTCACGAATCGGCTGCATTTTGTTTAGAATTAAAAACTAAATCAGATACTTCAATTGAAATCATAAAAGTCTTTTCGGCTGATGAGAATTTTGATTTTAGCGTTTTAGAACCGTTCGAAGCTGTTTGTGATTATTTCCTTTTCGATACCAAAGGAAAATTGCCTGGAGGAAACGGAACCACATTCGATTGGCGAATATTAGAAAAATATCCATCTACAAAACCGTTCTTCCTTAGTGGTGGAATCGGAATTGAGGAATTGTATGCCGTAACCGAAATTTTGAAAACCAATTTACCCATTTATGCAATTGATATAAATAGTAAATTTGAAATTGAACCAGGATTAAAAAATATAGAATTATGTAGAGACGCTGCATTGCAACGTCTAAAGGTCATATCATAA
- the trpB gene encoding tryptophan synthase subunit beta → MSYNVNEKGYYGEFGGAYIPEMLYPNVEELRQKYLEITAEPDFKAEFNQLLKDYVGRPSPLYFAKRLSEKYNTKIYLKREDLNHTGAHKVNNTIGQILVAKRLGKKRIIAETGAGQHGVATATVCALMGMDCIVYMGEIDIARQAPNVARMKMLGAEVRPALSGSRTLKDATNEAIRDWINNPVDTHYIIGSAIGPHPYPDMVTRFQSIISQEIKWQLKEKEGRENPDYVVACIGGGSNAAGTYYHFLHEPEVGIIAVEAAGKGVNSGHSAATSKLGKVGIIHGCKTLLMQTPDGQITEPYSISAGLDYPGVGPMHAHLAQSGRGEFFSVTDDEAMNAGLQLTKLEGIIPAIESAHAFAIFDQKKFKPTDVVVISLSGRGDKDLDNYIDYFKL, encoded by the coding sequence ATGTCATACAACGTTAACGAAAAAGGATATTACGGAGAATTTGGAGGTGCCTACATTCCTGAAATGTTATATCCAAATGTAGAAGAATTACGCCAGAAATATTTAGAAATTACAGCCGAACCTGATTTTAAAGCAGAGTTTAATCAATTGCTGAAAGATTACGTAGGCCGTCCTAGCCCATTGTACTTTGCCAAAAGACTTTCCGAAAAATACAACACCAAAATCTATCTCAAAAGAGAAGACCTGAATCATACAGGTGCACACAAAGTAAACAACACCATCGGACAGATATTAGTTGCAAAACGTTTGGGCAAAAAACGCATCATTGCCGAAACAGGTGCAGGTCAGCATGGGGTTGCAACTGCAACAGTCTGCGCCTTGATGGGCATGGACTGCATTGTGTACATGGGCGAAATCGACATTGCACGTCAGGCACCAAACGTTGCCCGTATGAAAATGCTGGGTGCCGAAGTCCGTCCCGCACTTTCTGGATCAAGAACCCTGAAAGATGCGACAAATGAAGCAATCCGCGACTGGATTAATAACCCCGTTGATACCCATTATATCATCGGATCTGCTATCGGCCCGCATCCTTATCCTGACATGGTAACTCGTTTCCAAAGCATCATTTCCCAAGAAATCAAATGGCAGTTAAAAGAAAAAGAAGGACGCGAAAACCCTGATTATGTAGTTGCATGTATAGGCGGCGGAAGCAACGCTGCCGGAACTTATTATCACTTTTTGCACGAGCCGGAAGTAGGAATCATTGCTGTCGAAGCTGCCGGAAAAGGCGTAAACAGCGGTCACAGTGCAGCAACCAGTAAACTAGGAAAAGTAGGCATTATTCACGGCTGCAAAACCCTGCTTATGCAGACTCCCGATGGTCAAATTACTGAACCGTACTCGATTTCTGCGGGACTTGATTACCCTGGAGTTGGACCTATGCATGCCCATTTGGCACAATCCGGCCGTGGGGAATTCTTTTCGGTAACCGATGACGAAGCTATGAATGCAGGTTTACAGCTCACCAAATTAGAAGGGATTATTCCTGCAATTGAAAGTGCGCATGCTTTTGCTATTTTTGATCAGAAAAAATTCAAACCAACTGATGTTGTTGTAATAAGTCTTTCAGGACGCGGCGACAAAGATTTGGACAACTATATTGACTATTTCAAATTGTAA
- a CDS encoding gamma-glutamylcyclotransferase family protein yields MQKLFAYGTLQDVDVQQDLFGRILEGTPETLVGYELNEIQIEEEFGIVHYPIIKETNDSNDTISGTLYEVTQSELRQTDLYEGLHYKRVEVHLQSNQNAWAYSAAV; encoded by the coding sequence ATGCAAAAATTATTCGCTTACGGTACTTTACAAGATGTTGATGTACAACAAGACCTTTTTGGCCGCATTCTTGAGGGAACGCCAGAAACATTGGTGGGTTATGAACTAAATGAAATTCAAATCGAAGAGGAATTTGGAATAGTACACTACCCTATTATTAAAGAAACCAACGACTCAAATGATACCATCAGCGGTACCTTATACGAAGTAACACAGAGTGAACTCCGTCAGACAGATCTGTATGAAGGCCTGCATTACAAACGTGTAGAAGTGCATTTGCAATCGAATCAAAATGCTTGGGCATATAGTGCTGCTGTTTAA
- a CDS encoding four helix bundle protein, translating into MKELMLKRTKKFAIDCWILCSKLPKSREYNAYVNQLIRCSSSVGANYRASQRAKSTADFINKLKIVEEEADESLFFLEILFDITAIEKTQTELQPEIELLKKEANEIVAIIVSSLKTARINNTK; encoded by the coding sequence ATGAAAGAACTAATGTTAAAGAGAACAAAGAAATTTGCAATTGATTGCTGGATTCTCTGTTCTAAGTTACCAAAATCAAGAGAATATAATGCTTACGTAAATCAGCTTATTAGATGTTCTAGTTCTGTTGGTGCTAATTATAGAGCTTCACAAAGAGCTAAATCAACAGCAGACTTCATCAATAAATTAAAAATCGTTGAAGAAGAAGCCGATGAAAGTCTTTTTTTTCTTGAAATTCTTTTTGACATTACAGCTATAGAAAAAACACAAACAGAATTACAGCCAGAAATAGAATTACTAAAAAAAGAAGCTAACGAAATTGTTGCAATAATAGTTTCATCATTAAAAACAGCTCGAATAAATAATACAAAATAA
- the trpA gene encoding tryptophan synthase subunit alpha, with the protein MNRISQKLQEDKKILSIYFSAGYPNLNDSVQIIQDLEKSGIDMIEIGLPFSDPLADGPTIQASSTTALQNGMTTQILFKQLKDIRKSVNIPLVIMGYFNPMLQYGVENFCAKCAEIGIDGLIIPDLPVDVYADEYKATFDKYGLLNIFLITPQTSEERIRFIDSVSDGFIYMVSSASVTGSQSGFGNTQEAYFKRIGDMNLKNPQIVGFGISNAETFNQATQYAKGAIIGSAFITHLKENGSRKIEEFVKTIR; encoded by the coding sequence ATGAACAGAATTAGTCAAAAATTACAAGAAGATAAAAAGATACTTTCCATCTATTTTTCAGCTGGATACCCAAACTTAAACGATTCAGTACAGATTATTCAAGATTTGGAAAAAAGCGGTATCGACATGATCGAAATCGGGCTGCCGTTTAGCGATCCTTTAGCCGACGGCCCAACCATTCAGGCGAGTTCTACAACTGCTTTACAAAACGGAATGACAACACAAATTCTGTTTAAACAATTAAAAGACATCCGCAAAAGCGTAAACATTCCACTGGTAATTATGGGGTATTTCAACCCGATGCTACAGTACGGAGTAGAGAATTTCTGTGCAAAATGTGCCGAAATAGGAATTGACGGCTTAATCATTCCGGACCTGCCGGTTGATGTATATGCTGATGAATATAAAGCTACTTTTGACAAATACGGTCTGCTGAATATATTCTTAATCACACCGCAGACTTCAGAAGAGCGTATCCGTTTTATTGACAGTGTATCTGATGGATTTATTTATATGGTAAGTTCAGCAAGTGTTACGGGTTCACAGTCTGGTTTTGGAAACACACAGGAAGCATACTTCAAACGCATTGGCGATATGAATTTGAAAAATCCTCAGATTGTTGGTTTTGGAATCAGCAATGCTGAAACTTTTAATCAGGCCACACAATATGCTAAAGGCGCGATTATCGGAAGTGCTTTTATCACGCATTTGAAAGAAAACGGAAGCAGAAAAATTGAAGAGTTTGTAAAAACGATTCGATAA
- a CDS encoding molybdopterin cofactor-binding domain-containing protein, whose amino-acid sequence MKNSVNFFLNGKPVTIENPSPDLLLIDYLRSPEVSLSGPKKPCGQGGCGGCTVIVSEWDDKEKAPKHLAINSCLRPVCAIGGLSVTTIEGTGAARKPDPKFLLQKSSSTRANVPIDEDDSPVLDTAMKEAGQKLIAVQEKISQSLHNGVNSAEIKIIDEVSEYPSEQSHLGMNPVAYQLALNNGSQCGYCSVGFVMNMSEFIHNKPDATKKEIEDAFDGNLCRCTGYRSILTGMKTFASDWSATDEKNRMPCKLDPVTKAQLPANVEIPFPNAAQQPAAGVSTDRWLTPKSLSELADIFKNKKNVRLVHANTSYGIYKNEYLDTTLYADIRFIPELNTSHELTDNYLKIAASTTYSELIEILSKGIDKLKQINRKTAISDISILESLDYMTRRTAGRIVRNAATIGGNTMLVLKHIPIHTGEPFPSDLFTALFAVETKISYLLLDKNGSFKEHTKTAEALVEAVIKDPKLADEIVLVSYTIPLKDTNDVVLAQKVALREVNAHSIVNSAINFSINDDFLVKSAVLAFGGIAPYPWRAAETEKAMKDKKLSLADAEKLSKILAKEVTAELDAQKKRMEEVPNEDFTLEYRTQLTVSFFYKAIVNALVVKGAPVPENLISAAEVKWGSWPVSEGIQTYKTQDYKAPVAQPYIKVTAMYQTSGQTNYTHELAVPPLTLNGAFVQSQSALMNYSFVNPDKKNTITIPELRAVLKNKFPAFTDIITAENIKNGGRNYQGMGSDQPLFAEQLVSYVGQSIAMILAPSEQEAIKIAAFVSTECVQYSKPESPWTDQWSEPIIDLFDAIKKGSIFPDAPVSASFASHIWKITRPGSQFDWATNDDSIAPKVLLRDQKINTQEVTVDSVPCTVVSSSQLCGGQAHFYMEPQACIVTPMDEHRMKVQPSVQSPGGMHDTVASALGMYHHQIEVEVPPVGGGFGGKTEQTRFIAGPTAVAAKATKRPVRLAVPRDEDTAMIGKRHAYYGEYQIAVDAGLHNENNKGIIQGFQLKMWGDGGAFYDCSFIVSNCIQLRTDNAYKIKNFESQIDVCRTNTAPSTAMRAFGDVQGKNIVENAIDDAAVSLGMRPEDLREKNLYDRGDVTPFGQALTYCYMKQVWAYAKKVSNFETKYQEVQKFNKENKWHKRGISMIPVKYGSGYNLLALEQSAAIVVINPSDGTVVIHQGGVEIGQGLVTQAQQVAAYVLGIPMEMIFIDNVNTSVTPNPTSTGGSTGTPYSCEAVKQTCEEMRARLMEFGYQMLKENGEDWCKSKNIDFWNYGAGENKGWAKKIKISEGNELMIWQHLINLAASQRVNLIASFNTKIKGGEVQIPAMTFKTEADQPNIPGVDRVKDAKLGGGVDSFVGFTYSAACSVTEVDILTGEVKIISSDIIYDMGWSMNPAIDIGQVEGAFVQGIGYLLTEKLVSETEGANKGRLNSTNTWRYKIPAVTTIPLEMNTFLFPRDEESVQSIPEDPNQIFSAKEVGEPPLVLANSVFFAIKDAIRASRKDRKLSPLFRLDAPATVQEVRRACEITEKDLGE is encoded by the coding sequence ATGAAAAATTCAGTTAACTTCTTTCTAAACGGCAAACCGGTTACCATAGAAAACCCTTCGCCAGATTTACTTTTAATAGATTATCTGAGATCTCCTGAAGTGAGTCTTTCCGGTCCTAAAAAGCCATGCGGTCAGGGAGGCTGCGGCGGCTGTACTGTAATAGTGTCTGAGTGGGATGATAAAGAAAAAGCACCAAAGCATCTGGCTATAAACTCCTGCCTAAGACCTGTATGTGCGATAGGCGGGCTTTCTGTTACTACAATTGAAGGTACTGGAGCGGCGCGTAAACCTGATCCAAAATTTTTATTGCAAAAATCCAGCTCAACACGTGCAAATGTTCCTATTGATGAAGACGATTCTCCAGTATTGGATACTGCAATGAAAGAAGCAGGTCAAAAACTAATTGCTGTCCAGGAAAAAATCTCTCAGAGTCTTCACAATGGTGTCAATTCTGCAGAGATAAAAATTATAGACGAAGTTTCGGAATATCCTTCGGAACAATCACATTTAGGTATGAATCCGGTAGCATACCAATTAGCTTTAAACAACGGAAGCCAATGCGGGTACTGCAGCGTAGGATTTGTAATGAATATGTCTGAATTCATACATAATAAACCCGACGCAACTAAAAAAGAAATTGAAGATGCGTTTGACGGTAATTTATGCCGCTGTACTGGTTACCGCTCCATTCTTACCGGCATGAAAACCTTTGCTTCGGATTGGAGTGCCACTGACGAAAAAAACAGAATGCCCTGTAAACTGGATCCGGTTACTAAAGCCCAGCTTCCTGCTAATGTTGAGATTCCTTTTCCTAATGCAGCACAGCAGCCGGCAGCAGGAGTTTCTACAGACCGCTGGCTGACTCCAAAATCGCTGTCAGAACTTGCAGATATCTTCAAAAACAAGAAAAATGTAAGACTCGTACATGCTAACACCTCGTATGGAATTTATAAAAACGAGTATTTGGACACTACTTTATATGCTGATATCCGATTTATACCAGAACTGAATACCAGCCATGAATTAACAGACAACTATCTCAAAATAGCTGCCAGCACAACTTACAGTGAACTAATCGAAATTCTATCTAAAGGCATTGATAAGCTAAAACAGATTAATAGAAAAACAGCTATATCTGATATATCTATTTTAGAATCATTAGACTATATGACCCGCCGTACTGCTGGGCGTATTGTCCGTAATGCGGCAACAATCGGCGGTAACACAATGCTGGTGCTTAAGCACATTCCAATTCACACCGGAGAACCATTTCCGTCAGATCTCTTTACTGCTCTGTTTGCTGTAGAAACAAAAATCAGCTATTTGTTGTTGGATAAAAATGGCAGTTTCAAAGAACATACAAAAACTGCCGAAGCACTTGTTGAAGCAGTCATAAAAGATCCAAAATTAGCCGATGAAATTGTACTTGTTTCCTATACAATTCCTCTGAAAGACACAAATGATGTCGTGCTTGCCCAAAAAGTAGCACTCCGAGAAGTGAATGCTCATAGTATCGTGAATTCAGCTATTAATTTCAGTATTAATGACGACTTCTTGGTAAAATCAGCTGTTCTCGCATTTGGCGGAATTGCACCTTATCCTTGGAGAGCCGCTGAAACTGAAAAGGCAATGAAGGATAAAAAACTGAGCTTAGCAGATGCTGAAAAACTTTCAAAAATACTAGCGAAAGAAGTTACTGCAGAACTTGATGCTCAGAAAAAAAGAATGGAAGAAGTTCCAAATGAAGATTTTACTTTGGAATACCGCACACAATTAACAGTTTCCTTTTTCTACAAAGCCATCGTAAACGCCTTGGTTGTAAAAGGAGCTCCCGTACCTGAAAACCTGATTTCGGCTGCAGAAGTAAAATGGGGCAGCTGGCCGGTAAGTGAGGGAATCCAGACTTACAAAACACAAGACTATAAAGCTCCTGTTGCACAGCCATATATCAAAGTTACAGCAATGTACCAGACATCGGGACAGACCAATTACACTCATGAATTGGCAGTACCGCCGCTGACTTTAAACGGCGCATTTGTACAAAGCCAGAGTGCGCTGATGAATTACTCTTTTGTCAATCCAGACAAAAAAAATACAATTACAATACCCGAATTACGGGCAGTATTAAAAAATAAATTCCCAGCCTTTACTGATATTATTACAGCCGAAAATATAAAAAACGGTGGTAGAAATTATCAGGGAATGGGTAGTGACCAGCCTCTTTTTGCAGAACAGCTGGTTAGTTATGTCGGGCAGTCCATTGCTATGATTCTTGCTCCAAGCGAACAGGAAGCGATTAAGATTGCAGCTTTCGTATCTACAGAATGTGTTCAGTATTCAAAACCTGAAAGCCCTTGGACGGATCAATGGAGTGAGCCAATTATAGACTTATTTGACGCTATTAAAAAAGGAAGCATTTTCCCTGATGCACCGGTTTCAGCATCTTTCGCTTCCCATATTTGGAAGATAACCCGTCCCGGAAGCCAATTTGACTGGGCCACAAATGATGATTCCATCGCACCTAAAGTTCTTTTGCGTGATCAAAAAATAAATACTCAGGAAGTCACTGTTGACAGCGTGCCTTGTACTGTAGTGAGCTCTTCTCAGCTTTGTGGCGGGCAGGCGCATTTTTATATGGAACCGCAGGCCTGTATTGTAACGCCTATGGATGAACACCGTATGAAAGTACAGCCATCTGTGCAGAGTCCAGGAGGAATGCATGACACTGTTGCTTCAGCACTGGGAATGTATCACCATCAAATCGAAGTTGAAGTACCGCCAGTAGGTGGAGGATTTGGAGGAAAAACGGAACAGACCCGCTTTATTGCCGGACCAACAGCAGTTGCAGCAAAGGCAACTAAAAGACCTGTCCGCCTTGCAGTTCCCCGCGATGAAGATACTGCAATGATAGGAAAACGTCATGCCTATTATGGTGAATATCAGATTGCTGTCGATGCTGGTCTGCATAACGAAAATAATAAAGGAATTATTCAAGGATTCCAATTAAAAATGTGGGGAGACGGCGGTGCTTTCTATGACTGTTCTTTTATCGTATCCAACTGTATTCAGCTGCGGACTGATAATGCCTACAAAATCAAAAACTTCGAAAGCCAGATCGATGTGTGCCGAACCAATACTGCTCCAAGTACAGCAATGCGTGCCTTTGGCGATGTACAGGGCAAAAATATTGTCGAAAATGCCATTGATGACGCTGCTGTCTCATTGGGTATGAGACCGGAAGATCTGCGTGAAAAGAATCTTTATGACCGTGGTGATGTTACTCCATTCGGGCAGGCACTTACATATTGCTACATGAAACAGGTATGGGCATATGCCAAAAAGGTTTCCAATTTTGAAACTAAATATCAGGAAGTTCAAAAATTTAACAAGGAAAACAAATGGCATAAAAGAGGGATTTCAATGATACCTGTGAAATATGGCTCCGGCTACAATCTGCTTGCATTGGAGCAATCTGCTGCTATTGTCGTTATAAACCCAAGCGACGGAACTGTTGTCATCCATCAGGGAGGGGTCGAAATCGGACAAGGCTTAGTGACTCAGGCACAGCAGGTCGCTGCTTATGTTCTGGGAATACCGATGGAAATGATATTTATTGACAATGTTAATACGAGCGTTACTCCAAACCCAACAAGTACAGGAGGTTCTACCGGAACACCTTATTCCTGCGAAGCTGTAAAACAGACCTGCGAAGAAATGCGTGCCAGACTTATGGAATTTGGCTATCAAATGCTAAAAGAAAACGGTGAAGACTGGTGCAAAAGCAAAAACATTGACTTTTGGAACTATGGGGCGGGAGAAAATAAAGGCTGGGCCAAAAAAATCAAAATCAGTGAAGGAAATGAATTAATGATTTGGCAGCATCTTATCAACTTAGCAGCTTCACAAAGGGTAAACCTTATTGCTTCTTTTAATACTAAGATAAAAGGCGGTGAAGTTCAAATACCGGCCATGACATTCAAAACCGAAGCCGATCAGCCAAATATTCCGGGCGTAGACCGTGTTAAAGATGCCAAGCTTGGAGGCGGTGTTGATTCATTTGTAGGCTTCACTTACTCGGCAGCATGTTCCGTTACCGAAGTTGATATTCTTACTGGAGAAGTTAAAATTATCAGTTCTGACATTATCTATGACATGGGATGGAGCATGAATCCTGCCATCGATATAGGACAGGTAGAAGGAGCTTTTGTTCAGGGTATCGGATATCTTCTGACTGAAAAATTAGTATCAGAAACAGAAGGGGCAAATAAAGGAAGATTAAATTCAACCAACACATGGCGTTACAAGATTCCTGCTGTTACTACCATTCCATTAGAAATGAACACTTTCCTTTTTCCAAGAGATGAAGAGTCAGTGCAAAGCATTCCTGAAGATCCTAACCAGATATTCTCAGCAAAAGAAGTTGGTGAACCTCCTCTAGTGCTTGCCAACAGCGTTTTCTTTGCCATAAAAGATGCTATCCGCGCCTCAAGAAAAGACCGTAAACTATCCCCTCTTTTCCGATTAGATGCTCCTGCAACCGTCCAGGAAGTACGCAGAGCTTGTGAAATCACTGAAAAAGATCTTGGAGAATAA
- a CDS encoding deoxyribonuclease II family protein, translating to MANTISALDESGCPVDWWFAYKVPKLGKTADEPTATGYEYIYYDPNIKKVVQSPNLLTDGKGALDLTLKAVFDNPSPTTGWILYNDEMPADANRTDSSTFGHTKGVLAFDTDTKTALWLLHSWPKYADAKATSMPTPEYGQTFLCISLDIETAGKIAAQMADHQVPQVYLPQIPESLDKNDPLYILSQPLNPNPAGDSDVLAYQSRGGFDFKVIAKNQKWNKDFWNDLVGPALGTDIDVETWIRGKIPPTLDSDGIHKTFDVKYIDLSPLGVPWNWPETHDHAKWAVSVDSDWVCVGDINRMVSQEKRGGGTIAFQDNTLWAALSKTDLIVAPPGHSRVDAQDLIKATQ from the coding sequence ATGGCTAATACAATTTCTGCATTAGATGAAAGTGGCTGCCCTGTTGACTGGTGGTTCGCTTATAAAGTTCCAAAATTGGGTAAAACCGCAGACGAACCTACTGCTACAGGTTATGAATACATTTATTATGATCCTAATATAAAAAAAGTTGTTCAGTCTCCTAACCTGCTTACAGACGGAAAAGGAGCACTGGATCTTACACTAAAAGCGGTCTTCGATAACCCATCGCCAACTACCGGATGGATTCTTTACAATGACGAAATGCCTGCCGATGCCAATAGAACAGACAGCAGTACATTTGGTCATACCAAAGGTGTTCTTGCTTTTGATACTGATACAAAAACGGCTTTATGGCTGCTTCATTCCTGGCCAAAATACGCAGATGCCAAAGCGACATCAATGCCGACACCTGAATACGGTCAGACTTTTCTCTGTATTTCTTTAGATATTGAAACAGCTGGCAAAATTGCTGCTCAAATGGCAGACCATCAGGTGCCTCAGGTATATTTACCACAAATTCCTGAATCATTAGATAAAAATGATCCGCTGTATATCCTCAGTCAGCCCCTGAACCCGAATCCCGCAGGAGATTCAGATGTGTTGGCTTATCAATCCCGTGGAGGATTTGATTTCAAAGTTATCGCTAAGAATCAAAAATGGAACAAAGATTTCTGGAATGATTTAGTAGGGCCTGCACTTGGAACAGACATTGATGTCGAAACCTGGATCAGAGGCAAAATCCCTCCGACATTAGACAGTGACGGCATTCACAAAACTTTCGATGTAAAATATATTGACCTAAGTCCGCTTGGAGTGCCATGGAACTGGCCGGAAACACACGACCATGCCAAATGGGCTGTTAGTGTGGACTCTGACTGGGTTTGTGTGGGCGATATCAACCGCATGGTTTCTCAGGAAAAACGCGGAGGCGGTACTATTGCATTTCAGGATAATACACTATGGGCTGCTTTATCAAAAACAGATCTTATAGTAGCACCTCCAGGGCATTCAAGAGTGGATGCGCAGGACTTAATCAAAGCGACACAGTGA
- a CDS encoding alkaline phosphatase family protein, producing MSQYLQPNKEKLQNTIKHIVVLMLENRSFDNLLGWLYSDKKPPHNQQFEGLTKDLWNPLNNIDSDGIPFIEKVMVEKNGQPKKRRGELVPNPVDFTLPNPDPGEGFKDTNHQLFLKYDVAQQYAPPAINMGFVQNYQNAMLYGAFSFGDDPTNPRDIMKCYTPEQTPVLSQLAKSFAVCDHYHCSVPSQTIPNRSFVHAATSTGHVNNNPTAQCDAKTIFNQIQDAIDGGRQDLSWGIFGNNDFANSKDADGEFGDNHFSLTRLIMTQLHDSKFNNNFGTLADFEAKCKEGNLPSYSFLEPNYGGEGQNDQHPPTDIRAGEKLIADLYNMIKSSPVFDSTLFIITYDEHGGTYDHVPPPTGAKNPYEDGRAGQDGFLFNRFGVRVPCVVVNPYIKKGLIARPDGYTPFDHSSIIKTVQNCFNLEGSLTERDKAAPDFSCLLELENARKDDIPAVKPLKWDLKAGQLHVNDLHHLIAGILEDMTGNPKPSSSEILEYIQLNYKALFGNN from the coding sequence ATGAGCCAATACCTGCAGCCAAACAAAGAGAAACTACAAAATACAATTAAGCATATTGTGGTGCTTATGCTGGAAAACCGGTCTTTCGACAACTTATTGGGCTGGCTGTACAGTGACAAAAAACCGCCTCATAACCAGCAGTTTGAAGGACTGACAAAAGATTTATGGAATCCACTTAATAATATAGATTCAGATGGTATTCCTTTCATTGAAAAAGTAATGGTCGAGAAAAACGGCCAGCCAAAAAAACGCAGAGGCGAACTTGTTCCAAATCCTGTAGATTTCACTCTTCCAAATCCTGATCCGGGAGAAGGTTTTAAAGATACCAATCATCAATTGTTTTTAAAATATGATGTAGCCCAGCAGTATGCACCGCCGGCTATTAATATGGGTTTTGTCCAAAATTATCAAAATGCCATGCTGTATGGGGCTTTCAGTTTTGGTGATGATCCGACTAATCCCCGCGATATAATGAAATGTTATACGCCCGAACAGACTCCAGTATTGAGCCAGCTGGCAAAAAGCTTTGCAGTCTGCGATCATTATCATTGCTCTGTTCCAAGCCAGACAATTCCTAATCGTAGTTTTGTACATGCTGCAACATCAACAGGACATGTCAATAACAATCCGACTGCTCAATGTGATGCCAAAACGATTTTTAATCAGATTCAGGACGCTATTGATGGAGGCAGACAAGATCTTAGCTGGGGAATTTTTGGCAACAATGATTTTGCTAACTCTAAAGATGCAGACGGTGAATTTGGAGACAATCATTTTTCGCTTACAAGGCTTATCATGACGCAATTGCATGATTCAAAATTCAATAACAATTTTGGAACACTGGCAGATTTTGAAGCAAAATGTAAAGAAGGTAATCTGCCGAGTTATTCTTTCCTGGAACCAAACTACGGCGGAGAAGGACAAAACGATCAGCATCCGCCAACTGATATTCGGGCAGGTGAAAAATTGATTGCCGATTTATACAATATGATAAAATCGTCGCCTGTTTTTGACAGCACACTATTTATTATTACGTATGATGAGCATGGCGGTACTTATGATCACGTCCCTCCTCCTACCGGAGCCAAAAATCCTTATGAAGATGGACGAGCTGGTCAGGATGGATTTCTTTTCAACCGCTTTGGTGTACGTGTGCCCTGTGTAGTTGTTAATCCTTACATCAAAAAAGGACTGATTGCAAGACCGGATGGGTATACACCTTTTGATCATTCGTCTATTATCAAAACTGTCCAAAATTGTTTTAACCTTGAAGGCTCACTTACCGAAAGAGACAAAGCAGCACCGGATTTTTCGTGTCTGCTGGAATTAGAAAATGCCCGCAAGGATGATATACCTGCAGTAAAACCATTAAAGTGGGATTTAAAAGCCGGGCAATTACATGTAAACGATCTGCACCATTTGATAGCAGGTATTCTGGAAGATATGACCGGTAATCCAAAGCCTTCATCTAGTGAGATTTTGGAATATATTCAGTTAAACTATAAAGCTCTTTTCGGGAATAATTAA